In Setaria viridis chromosome 5, Setaria_viridis_v4.0, whole genome shotgun sequence, the genomic stretch AGTTTATTTAATCTAAAAGGGGCTTTCATGTGTCTCCAGATATGCATCATGCTTTGCGCTGACCATGGTCCCTGTGTATCCGGTGCTCATAACTCTATAGTTACTGCTCGGGCTGGAAAGGACCTTGTTTCCAGCTTGGTGTCTGGTGAGATTTTGTTTGATTTCTACATGCAAAACCTTTACCATTCAGTGCACATTTGCATAGAGTACCAATATTTATGGTTGAAACATTAAAATGGGATGCTGTTATCACAGGATTATTGACAATTGGTCCCCGTTTCGGTGGAGCAATTGATGATGCAGCCCGATACTTCAAAGATGCATGTGATAGGGTGAGCCAACTTAGATTCTCCTTTCCTTTATGGCATCCCCATGTTTTTTATATCGATTAATCACTCTAATGGGTCTGTAACAATTGGTTCCAGGGTCTCACACCTTACGAGTTTGTTGAAGGCATGAAAAAGAAGGGAATCCGTGTCCCTGGGATCGGTCACAGGTATAGCATGCGTATCCATTGCATATGTTATCATAAAAAATCTCTGCACTTGAAAAATACGAGCAGTTATTCATTTGATCTTGCACTAAGCTCACTTTCCTGTGTTGATTAGGATCAAGAGCAGGGACAACAGGGATAAGCGTGTGCAGCTTCTACAAAAATATGCTCACACACATTTCCCTTCCGTCAAGTACATGGAATATGCTGTTCAGGTTGAGACCTACACATTGTCAAAAGCCAACAATTTGGTTATGAATGTCGATGGTGCGATCGGGTCGCTTTTCTTGGATCTTCTATCAGGAAGTGGAATGTTCACCAAACAGGAGATCGACGAGATAGTTGAGATTGGTTATCTTAATGGGCTTTTCGTGCTTGCACGTTCAATTGGTCTGATTGGGTGAGTCCTTGACATTTCTCTGTGGTTTTGCTATGCTAATGATTCTAACGTTTGGGTTATATGTTGCACttgtatttttctatttttgcaACTACTCACTGAACAAATGTGGTATTTGGATCCACAGGCACACTTTCGACCAGAAGAGGCTCAAGCAGCCACTCTACCGTCATCCATGGGAGGATGTCCTCTACACCAAGTGAGATAGAATCATTCTTTGCGCCGGAATTATTATCATCACCTAGGGCTTCCATCTGTCTGTACACTTCATAAAGTTGAGCACAATTGCATAAAAGTTTAAAGTTGTGATTGATGGTGAAACTAGGAGAGGAAGAAAACATCACTAGTCAGCACTAGTCTGTGTGTTTTATACTTTTATGTGAAGCTGCAAATTCAAGTCTCAGGTCCTGATTTTTGTCCTGCCATGAACCATTAGGTCATATGATATTGGAGAGGATACTTTTAATTGTTGTTTCATGACCCGGTCTCAGAAAAGAAGTTTTCCCTTAAAATGATGTCTCTTTTGTAGCTGCAGCTGGTTCGAGTCTGTCACTCTGCGCATGCTCACGGTCATGAGACATGAGTTCGATATCTGTTTTGAGTTGTCCTTGGAGACCGCATTTTTACACCATGTCGCCATCTATCTACCTTGTCCCCCTCTCATTTCCTCCTCGCGTACGCAAAAGATCTTGAAGTCAAGTAACACCAGCAACCATTTTTCACTGCCTATGCGCATCTGAGACCGAGTCGACACGACCCAACCAGTAAATTTGCATACATCGTGCTTAGTCACATCGTTATTGCCAGACTGATTCTATCGTGGCTGCGCGTCGAGCCAGCCGTCGCCGGAGACGTAGGAGACGTCGACGAACTTGGcgagctcgacgccgccgagcGCCTTGGTCCAAGGCACCCGCTCCGTCCGGTTGGACCCCTGCCCCGTGCAGCCCGCCTCCACCATCGTCAGCGTGTCCCTGTTGCACATCAAAACCACCAAACCAATCAGATTGCAAAGCAGGGTAGAGGGCAAACGAAACGACGCGCGGCGACTCACTCTTTGCCCTTGTAGTTCCAGGCGTCCCAGCCCtgtccgacgacgacgccggacATGTCCGTCTGGTAGAAGATGACCCTGGCGTAGCCCCGCCACGCGCGGCCCAGGTACGCCGGCGTGACGCCCCGCACGGTGCACCCCCGGAACACGAACCCACCCGCGTCGTCCTCGCTCGTCCGGCCCTGCGCCGTGATGAACCCGGGcgacaccggcgccggcgccgtccatATCTCGCACCCCTGGAACATGGACTGGCCGTTGCCCCAGATGAAGTCCATGGCGCCCTCGATGTAGCAGGCCTCGTAGTAGTGCCGCCCGTCCATGTCGCTCAGCGTGTCCTGCACGCCCACGAAGCCGCACTGGTAGAACGACGACCGGTCGCCGAacaccagcgccgccaccgccggcgtgaTCCCGCCGTCCACGACGTACGTGTTCTGCatgctccgcggcggcggcgggttccaTTGCGTCAGCTAGCAATCCCGGCCGGCGCGTGCGGCGATCATTGACGAGGAGGGGCGACGGGAGCTGACCTTGAAGGTGATGTCGCGGGCCATGAAGTCGGTGGAGTAAGCGGCGAAcgtcggggaggcggcggtgctcgtGTCATTGCTGGCGTGATCCGCCCACTCGATCGACGTCTGCTGCCTCCCCTCGCCTTCCAGCAGGATGAAGCTCTTGTTCTGAGGTATCATCACCTTCTCACTTGTTGCATGCGTCAACCATGGCCAGAAACAGAGGCAAAATTAGCTTAAACCTTACTTCGCCTAATACCAAAATGGAGCGAATCTAGATTGAAGGCAGCGTAATCTCAAActaaaaaaattgcattgtCCAAATTCAGGATTGAGATCCAATCATCGTGTAAAAGTATAAAAAAGTAGCAGCATTATATTCAAACTACAACAACACAAGGGATGCATGAATTACTTACTTGTAGACGCCAGCGGCGACGTGAACTCGGATCCACTGGTAGTTGCCGAACGGGACAGAGTCGACGGCGTGCTGGACGGACTTGAAGTCGGCGCCCCCGTTCCGGTTGACGAAGATGCTTCGCACCACGGTGcccgcagcggcggcgtcgCAGCAACCTCGAGGCACGGCGCCCATGGAAGCTAGCACGGCGAGTGCAGCAACGGCTAGGGCCATTTTGGAAGACGATGGCCCTAGCCGGAGCTTCATGTTGCCCCTGACGAGAAGACTAACCGGCAGCAGCAGATGGGAGGGCTGGGAGGTGAAGCGAGTAAATCCGGGGGTGAGTTTGGAAACGTATGAATTCTCATCATGGCTGGGTTATTGGAATTTGGCAACTAATCGCGTCGGTTCCCATGTTCCTATAATCTGTGCGCGAATGCGTATCTCACGTGACTTTTGCTTTGTCTAGGCACGcaacctgctggctgctgcttcGAGGTCTTCCATAATGTATGAACTTCACGATGTTCACTGGAGTTTCGATCGACAAATATAAATAAACAATCtgcttcataaaaaaatatgaaactacaAACACTttgagaaaaatatggaaaataaatgATCTCGTATATCACAAACCACTGACTCAAGTTGTATGAAACCTTTGCAATTGCAATCCTTGTTCCTTGATAGTACATTTTAGAATTTCAGCTCCATGCCTACTGGCCCGCACAAGGCAATGTTTGGCTCCAATATGGAGGTGTAGTAGGCATGACCGCATGAATGCTTAAACAAGTTGTCAAAACATTTCGCAATGTCTAACTGAAACAAACATAACCTCAGCCTAGCAATACTAGCGGCTACTGCCAGCGAGAAGTGGAGAATTGGATTTAGAAGATGAAATGTTTTCCTTGGAAGATGAAATATCTCCACTATCTCCAGCAGCTAATTACTGCCTCACTCGGTAAGTTCAAGGGACGATCAACTGCTGAAGTCGTTATTAAAAACCGTCGCGGAGCGGTAACGagaggccggcggggaggagtaACGTCTGATTGCGAAGGCTTTCCACTTATGCTCCCGCGCCCGCCGATCATCAATTGATCGAAGCTTCTTCATTTCCAACTCCATGGCTCGCCGCACCGTCCGCTCTGGATTCTTCTTTTTTACGAACCGTACTGGTAGTACGAGTTTTTATTGatataataaaaaaaacataagaTTACAGTTTTTAGAAGGCCATGAGcacgaaaagaaaagaaagaaaaaataaaatagctcGACTTGTCCCGTTGGATTGGGATGTCAACGCGAGAACCACTCAAATCAAAACTGCTAAActcgaccggttggattggaacatcaacacGGTCGTACCACTCCACTCAACCTGCCTTTATCGCAGCACCCCCAACAGTCTCACGCTCATGTAGTTGTCGAACCTCCAGACGTAACTCCGCGTTGACAGGGAAACGAGACAGTTAGATCGCACGCTAAGAAGGCCACTGTCATGCAGGACCCTTCGCCatagtgccgctgcaacatcACACTCCCCAACAGAGTGAAACCACCAGATTCGGACTTCTCgtaggctgcctcgcagtcgccgcCACGAAAACACAACACACGGGGCCTCGCCACATTTGCCGTTggactcctcctccctcccgtcGCTTCAAGGAAACTCCATGTCACGGTTCCGTTTCTATTGTCGCCGTCAGGATGGTGAGAAATATTGCCCCGCTACCCAAGGTCTCCATCAAATAGCCAAGCTGCCGCCGCAGGTCGACTTTGCCTTGATGCTCAACCCGCGCACATAGACTCCACCACCGTGCCCACGAACCAAAGAAGTCGCTTGCAccgtcttccgacgatgtaccgcaccgtAGTAGCCCAGCATAGCTGAGCAACCCACCGCAGTCCACTGCAAGCCAAATCATCTCACGATGTCGTTGCTGCAAGCGCCGTCCCTCGACGCAATCCCACACCGCATTGACAGCTGCCAAGCAACGGCAGCCGCCGGGTACGATGCAGGCAACCCGACAACAGCTGGCATGCGGCATAGCTCGGCTGccttaatttttttatatgcTTCAGGTCTTAATTGTGTTTTGGGATATTACTTTTGATTTGGATTTTATCAAGATTATGGTATATCAGTTTATTTTACTGCTCCCTGACTGAGTGTTCACTCTGGTAGCAATTCATGTTTTAACTTTATTGAGTTCGCGTTACAACATAAGGATCGAGTACAAATTTCAACCATCAACTGCCAAACTATTTAGAATGCTACGATCAACTATCGATACTAGACGAATTACTCCCCTTGGTGGTTTTAATCTGGGTTTCCTGTTGAGATGGACGGCAGCATCGGAAGTTTGCAGAGTCAGCCATCTCTCTCCCTACTAGCAGAAATGGACAAAAGAAGCCGACAAGCCATCATATCCTTCCTAAGTAAATTGGGAACTTTCATATCGCATATTCGCATTTGGTAGTAAATGCAAACTgtaaatggtaaaaaaaaactgcGATTACACTGACTATGTTAGTTGCACACTTTGTTTGGTTTTATTCGGGTACGTGGGTTAAGATCATGGCATATTGCACTTGCAAAAGATGAGAATGCGGAGGGAGGAACAAAGCTTGAGGACAATAGGTGTAGTCCAGGAGATACAGAGACGCCATGGCATTGACATAAGCAGTTTTTGCTGGCGGCCATCAACTGCGAACCAAGTAAATGAGAGGGGAGCTTTGAGAGAAAATGGCGTAGAATGGGTCTTGATGCGTACATATATACGGTGATATGAAACAGCAAATTTGGTGGTGCCTTGcgattaaaaaaaacatatttcgcgtgaaaaattgcATGACTTGTGACTTACAGCGTGCGCGTGTGTGGGAGCCTCCCGAAAatttctattatttttttaatcaaaacCCTTTAGTCACGGTTGGTAATATCAGCCGGAATTAAAGatgtgtctttagtcccgggtggaatACCTTGGATTAAAGGCCGGAACCTTTATTAATCCTGATTACTCATGCAATGATATTCAATCAACCGTTTTCTGTTCAAAAGAATTCGGTCAATGCAAATTTCCCAACGCATTCCTAGTATGACCACGCCACAATTTCCCGTAGTCACTGATTACTGCTTCGCTCGGTAACACCCAAAAGGAGATGCATCTTCGGGATTACGCTGCGACGCTTCGAGTTACGAAATGGATCGGGAATACGTGGCGCTAATGCATTAATCACTCAGACGGATCAACTTGCCCATGAACAGTCAGCAGCACTATAAATACGAGACCTCCGTACACTCTCATTCCTCACAAACCAGTATAGAGACTACAGACTACAGACTAGAGACTAGCTAGAGAGTAGGGAGTAGAAAAAGCAAAGCGTCTCGTACGTCCTCCGTAGCAGCCACGATGTTCGGGCGCTTTGCCATGCCAACCACCCAAGCTTCGTCCAACCCGACCACCCGCCTCACCGTCCGcttcggctccgtcatgatcgACACCACGGTCACccgcgacgccgcggccgccgacgagTGGGTGCGCGCCGTGCGCGCCGCGAGCCCGCGCGGCGCCCCTCTCATCGTCGGCCTCGACTGCGAGTGGAAGCCCAACTACCGCAGCTGGACGACCTCCAAGGTGGCCATCCTCCAGCTCTGCGCGGGCGCCTGCTGCCTCATCCTGCAGCTCCTCTACGTCGACCGTATCCCGGCCTCCGTCAGGGGCCTCCTCGCCGACCCCGACGTGCGGCTCGTCGGcatcggcgtcggcgaggacgCCGCGAAGCTGGCCGCCGACTACGGCCTCGCGTGCGCGGCGCCGGTCGACCTGGAAGGCCGCTGCAACGACCACCTGGGacgctacggcggcggcgggaggaggctgGGGCTCAAGGGCTTCGCGAGGGAGGTGCTGGGGCTCGTCATGGAGAAGCCCCGCCATGTCAC encodes the following:
- the LOC117859274 gene encoding 3'-5' exonuclease, producing MFGRFAMPTTQASSNPTTRLTVRFGSVMIDTTVTRDAAAADEWVRAVRAASPRGAPLIVGLDCEWKPNYRSWTTSKVAILQLCAGACCLILQLLYVDRIPASVRGLLADPDVRLVGIGVGEDAAKLAADYGLACAAPVDLEGRCNDHLGRYGGGGRRLGLKGFAREVLGLVMEKPRHVTMSNWEKHDLDVAQIQYACIDAYVSYKLGERVLVIN
- the LOC117859272 gene encoding LOW QUALITY PROTEIN: probable pectinesterase 29 (The sequence of the model RefSeq protein was modified relative to this genomic sequence to represent the inferred CDS: substituted 1 base at 1 genomic stop codon), which gives rise to MALAVAALAVLASMGAVPRGCCDAAAAGTVVRSIFVNRNGGADFKSVQHAVDSVPFGNYQWIRVHVAAGVYNEKVMIPQNKSFILLEGEGRQQTSIEWADHASNDTSTAASPTFAAYSTDFMARDITFKVSSRRPSSSMIAARAGRDCXLTQWNPPPPRSMQNTYVVDGGITPAVAALVFGDRSSFYQCGFVGVQDTLSDMDGRHYYEACYIEGAMDFIWGNGQSMFQGCEIWTAPAPVSPGFITAQGRTSEDDAGGFVFRGCTVRGVTPAYLGRAWRGYARVIFYQTDMSGVVVGQGWDAWNYKGKEDTLTMVEAGCTGQGSNRTERVPWTKALGGVELAKFVDVSYVSGDGWLDAQPR